From Salvelinus fontinalis isolate EN_2023a chromosome 30, ASM2944872v1, whole genome shotgun sequence, one genomic window encodes:
- the LOC129828928 gene encoding E3 SUMO-protein ligase ZBED1-like has translation MSKRSAVWQHFIVVMDDAKKVECKLCKQRFAYHSSTTNMTYHLKTAHPQYSTSASTASSGLTQTTLEQNSPISEKRKSEITDGIVDFIALDMRPVNLIEGVGFKDMMKILEPGYTVPKRETVMHALTAKYEITKEKVLESIKNSQAVSFTTDMWTSLRMESYMTVTAHFITEAWGLQCLVLETKQMEENHTAATIAQRLGEVADKYEIPGCKRVAVVHDNAANMVLCADILGREGKWAGVKGIRCAGHTLQRCINATLNQDPICRTVVAARHLVAHFKKRTKARKGLKEKQKEQKVVEHVLIQDVSMRWNSSQTMLARLIEQRWPVTAVLSDPNYTGKNERNLDLTPAQWNMAEDISNVLKPIVTLTELQSEEENASLSATIPMLANLKRRHLAPVEDDSPTTKSLKTRLVEESDKRWQLKDRLFESSIYVQAAVVDPRFKLLSFLDDAKRDVAYINVSQLADRLSAEGDRDSSTPTDKEVPAPKRKKTDKEREIDMLMCGDEGEKEFQGDSKKEVKYYLQDRTKVDAGPLAWWGKNEDRYPKLARAAKYLLSIPATSTPSERIFSKAGFIFNKTRSCLLPENVDKLVFLSHNLKRLGK, from the exons ATGTCGAAAAGGTCTGCAGTATGGCAGCATTTCATTGTTGTAATGGATGACGCCAAAAAAGTGGAATGCAAACTCTGCAAACAGCGGTTTGCTTACCATAGTTCGACAACGAATATGACATATCACTTGAAAACA GCGCATCCCCAGTACAGCACGAGCGCCTCCACTGCTAGCTCAGGTTTAACCCAAACCACCTTGGAGCAGAATTCCCCAATCTCAGAAAAAAGAAAGAGCGAGATAACCGATGGTATCGTGGACTTCATTGCCTTGGACATGAGACCTGTTAACCTGATAGAGGGCGTGGGATTTAAGGATATGATGAAAATCTTGGAGCCTGGTTACACTGTTCCtaagagagagactgttatgcaTGCTCTGACAGCGAAATATGAGATCACAAAAGAGAAGGTTTTGGAGTCTATAAAAAACAGCCAGGCAGTAAGTTTTACAACCGACATGTGGACCTCACTGAGAATGGAGTCTTACATGACCGTAACTGCCCATTTCATTACGGAGGCCTGGGGACTGCAGTGTCTTGTGCTGGAGACAAAGCAAATGGAGGAGAATCACACCGCCGCCACCATTGCGCAGAGACTCGGAGAAGTGGCCGACAAATACGAAATCCCAGGATGTAAAAGGGTCGCTGTGGTACACGACAACGCCGCAAATATGGTTTTGTGTGCAGATATACTGGGGCGGGAGGGGAAATGGGCAGGCGTTAAAGGAATCAGATGTGCTGGACACACCCTACAGCGGTGCATCAACGCCACTCTCAATCAAGACCCCATCTGTCGCACTGTGGTTGCAGCCAGACACCTTGTGGCTCATTTTAAGAAGCGAACAAAAGCCAGAAAGGGACTAAAGGAGAAACAAAAAGAACAAAAGGTGGTTGAACATGTCCTGATCCAAGACGTTTCCATGCGGTGGAATTCTTCTCAGACCATGTTAGCGCGTCTGATAGAACAGAGATGGCCTGTAACAGCAGTGCTCTCCGACCCCAACTACACTGGGAAAAATGAACGCAACCTTGATCTCACCCCAGCGCAATGGAACATGGCAGAGGACATTTCAAATGTGCTGAAGCCCATTGTCACCCTGACTGAGCTGCAGTCCGAGGAGGAAAATGCATCCTTATCTGCAACCATACCCATGCTAGCCAACCTCAAACGCCGCCACTTGGCACCAGTGGAGGACGACAGCCCCACCACTAAGAGTCTTAAAACAAGGCTGGTGGAGGAATCTGACAAAAGATGGCAGCTCAAAGACCGACTATTTGAGAGTAGTATATACGTCCAAGCAGCAGTCGTAGACCCCCGCTTCAAGCTGCTTTCATTCCTTGACGATGCAAAACGGGACGTAGCCTACATCAACGTGTCCCAGCTGGCCGACCGGTTGAGCgctgagggagacagagacagctcTACACCCACGGATAAAGAGGTACCCGCACCAAAAAGAAAAAAAACGGACAAGGAGCGGGAGATTGATATGCTAATGTgtggagatgagggagagaaagagtttCAGGGGGATAGCAAAAAAGAAGTTAAGTATTATCTCCAAGATAGAACAAAAGTCGACGCTGGACCACTAGCTTGGTGGGGGAAAAATGAGGACAGGTATCCGAAGCTGGCCAGAGCAGCGAAATACCTCCTCTCGATTCCGGCGACCTCCACTCCATCAGAGCGGATATTTTCCAAGGCAGGGTTTATATTCAATAAAACGAGGAGCTGCCTTCTGCCCGAAAATGTTGACAAGCTGGTGTTCCTGTCGCATAACTTGAAAAGATTGGGGAAGTAG